In Euphorbia lathyris chromosome 10, ddEupLath1.1, whole genome shotgun sequence, the DNA window cattatcaactaatattttaatattcaacacttatttttaatatttatcaaacactcatatcatttaataatttcagtacttataatattcaacacttaaaattcagtacttattttttcagtacttaatttttagttttatcaaacaacacgatagttgtaatttttttttttaagtatgatattcatgtatttattCTCATTTACTTTCTTAATTAATTTTCGGACTGGGCTTAGGCCAACCAAATAAAAAACCATCCCCAAACCCTAACCCATTCCAGACCATTCCCTCCTGTATCCCTCTTCTCTCATCTTTCAATCCTCCCTCTTCATATGATCCCTTCAACATTTCTTGCCTGGCTGATGATGCAGATAATCTGATCAATTCTCGACCGACAACAATGTCGAGTCCGAATTCCGGCTCCAATTTTCAAGACCTAGCAAATGAAATCTCGACCACACAAAATGATTCTCTGTTCACCGGCCATACAACTTACCCTTCTTCCCCGGCGAAGTTAAATCTCTCATAATTACGCTCATTCACCATGGTTTTTAAAGGAGCTTGTCCATATATTTGAATGCGAGAAAGCTCACGGGCAGATCATTTTGCCAGTTCTACAGGGTAGATCCTTCATAATCAATTTTGTTCTGGTTTAGTGGTGAGCTATTCACAACTCATTTATATCTGCTTAGGTGAATCAACATCAGGTACAACCATACTTTTTTAGTGCTAATCGTTGTAACATGCcatggattgtttttgtttcaATTCAGTTCCAGGTTTGGGTCTCTGCATTTatcctttttgtttttgtttcaaTTCAGTTCCAAATTGTATGGTTGCTCCTGCTGTGATTGCTGCGGCACTGTCTCTAAAACcttggaagaagaagaagcctgaAAACTACTTGGACTAAAATGATCAGACTAAAATGAGTAATCATTAGCTTCTCTTTGTTGATAATTTCTGAGTTGCAAACTTGAATTCATGGTGAGGTTTGAGTTTAGCAAACTTGAAGGCCATGAAAATGAAGCTGCTTCTCTGTGTTGCTGCCCAATTGTTCATGTTTAAGTTTGTGTTCAAAGTGTCCATATTGTAAGTTGGTATGTTATTAAATTGAGTAGATGAAGTATTGAAGTTTGGTAATTCAATATCTCCAAATTCATTCACAATTGAGTTAGTATCACGTGGTGATCCTAATGATTGTTGTGAGGATTGCGATGCTTGTGGCTTTTTTGCTGCTGATGTACCTTTTTTAAATATTCTACAAAACCACGATTTTAATAAGCTTAAATCTATAAATCTAATGGTGAtattcacttggtcagtcactCTTGAACTCCTATTTAATGGAATCCCAATTTCTGATATCGTGAAGCTGTTATTGCATTTGCCTGGCATTTTGGGTAAATTATGATTTGTTTTAGCACTAATTTGAGGCTTAGTTAGGCATATTAATTCCATCTTATATTTTCTGTTGGTTTTCAGTTGTGTCTTCTGCAGGAAACGCGCTGATTATCTTGCTTCTAAGAAGGTTAAATGACATGATCCGAGTACTGGTTTACATGGTTTTGACTTTATTAAATTTGCTTATTATCTTCTGTTTGGTATATTCGTTAGAAGTGTAAGAAGTTTCATTTCAGAGCTCAAGTTCTGTAAATTTTTTGATAGGAGATCATGGATGCATCAGGAGTGGAACTTGTTTTGATTGGTCCTGGAAGCGTTGACCAGGTATATATATTTTAGGCATGGATATTTGCTGCAATTAAGAGATTACTGATGGTAGATTATGTGTTTATTCAATGCAATTTTACTCATCTTTTGATGTACGATGATATGTGTTATGGGTATACTTCCATTTTAATAGTTAAAATCATACAAGTGGAGAACATCATGGGTATATTTCCAGTCTAATAGTTGAAACTGATGAAATATATGAAACCTCTTCTAACAGTGGTGAAGAAATGTTTGAAAGAGCTTCTACggtcaaaaagctaattttgaaaaaactgattttaagagttttttcaattagttttttccccatctcttttgaaggatATCTTTGTCCTTAATTACTACCCTTTAACCTTACATAAAAACTTTATCATatctttatttgtcattttacacaaacagttATCAGTTAAGTTTTAACAAACAAGTTTATACAATCAGCTCAGTAAAaaggtaatcagctaacaactatttGCCAAATAGGGCCATTGTCTTTCCTTGTcagttttttttgttcttttttggGGGGAGAATTTATAGAGGCAGCTCCCATGTATTAGTTTTAGTTCTCATTCTTAAAacattttattagttttttttttacagaaatgctaatatttcattaagtAGTAAAATTGTAAGTACAACATGAAAGCAGTAAGGAATGAAACCTCATATACATATAGGCTAAGCCTAATACATAGTCCACTAGGgtaagaaaatgactattaaaagcaaaaaaagcCATTAAAGatacatcaaacataaacaacaGTTGAACCATATATTGATCGTAACTCCAAATTCGCCGCAAAGCAGCTGTAGTCCAATCTTCAGCATTTGAACCATTCTGAACCTTCAGATCTaagtcatttcttttgcaaccacgtagatccagtgatctacggataagatctacTGTTTTTGCCCTTGCTAAAACAGAAAAGGTTATAAAAACAAAGATTTTAGCAACAGTCGCAGTTCAAACAGATTCAGAGATCCGATAAAATATATAGGTTCCAACTAAAAGATTGACAAAAACAAAGAAAGACAACTACCAAAGCTAGAAAACAAAAAAtggtgggaggaggaagaattCTTCCTTCCTCCTCAACTAGACAACACAAAAGAGGAAGAGAGACAAGAGGAGGGGAGGGTCGACGGTTTGGTAGGAGgggggagaagaagaagaagactgagGTGAGGAGGTGGGGGCGGCGGACGAAGAATGGAGTCGAAAAcattttattagtttgagttCTCATTTGACAAATATTTGATATCTTCTGTAAGAAATGAAAATTCACTTCATTCTTAATCTTTGGATTAAAAATTTAGTTGATCCGATGGggattatttaatatatttttgtaattatatattttattatgaaAAGTATTCAATTATtatgtataaaataaaaaataatttttgaaaaaaatgacCTAGAGGAGGTTTAAATCACCTCGATACGATTAAACCATtagattaatttgagaaataatttataaaattatttttccaGTCATGAATCTCTCATCTACGTTTCatatgtgcatcattttatcacttattagtTTGTGTTTTAATGTTTGGTGTCTGAGTCAGAGGGTTGAAGGATCCACTAGAAGTAAGAGTATATGAATTAATTATGCCTAATTTAGGAAATGCAAATCTTACTTTGATTTTTGTGGATAATTTCGCCCTGTTTTTGTTGTTCAAGGAGGAGAGGAGACTGAATTTGCTTTCATAGTTCTGTAAAATATGTAGTTGATAGTCAATTCTGAAGCCATTTTCTGATTTTGGATAATGGAAAGAAAATAAGTGAATTTGAAGAACATAAGCTGCTAAATCCTATTAAGAATAACCAGTTATTCTCCAAATTATGTAGAGTGAGCCAATATAGAAATCAAAAGCAATTTCTTATAATGATCATGAAACTATTTTGTTTCACTTAATGATAATGTAGCATCTCTCAGGAATTGGTTATTAAGACATGGTATATGGATTATCTCTAGGTGTTGGGCTTGATGAGTGCATGTGTGAACGCGATTGGCTTGAAGATACTCCAAAGAACTTTTTTAGTATGTTCTTGATTGTGCCCTATAATATCTAGTTTTTCCTCTAAATTTGTAATTCCTGTAGGATAGGAAACATTGTTTTTGGGTTTAGAGAAACATTCCTGTAGGACAGGAAACATTCCTataggccaaaaaaaattacaattttggatttagataCGGTCTAACAGGACTTGGGTGAATTTTGGAGGTGTTAATTCAGCACCCGAACAAAATTTCTTTGAGACGGGAGGTTGGAACCACCACAGTTTCAAATTTTATGGAAACATAGGGCCTAATCTATCTCTGGTCATGGTGGTTTCGGACGCCCCTGATTGCAGGTACCACATCATCAATGAACCAACTTTCTGTAATGGATGGGCATGGAGTGAATTAGAATGGCATGTATGGTGGTGGCCCTAATTGAGTCGTTGTCAGAGGAGATTCGGTCACAGTATATACGAAATTGCAAGTGTTGTGCCCTTAGTTGGAGAAATTGATTAGAGGATTGGGGAagaatgttaaaatgggtatgGATATCAAATGTGTGATTGGGTATATGATCAGAAGGGATTGATAGAGTGTTTAGTAATAGGGATTGTTCGGGATTATGCACCAAAGTTTGGCAATTATAATAGTGAGACGTTGCCCTTGATATCGAGATTTTCAGTACGAAGAATAATAGCTCGACCGTGTGGGCATAATTTCGGATAGGACCATAAATCAGCCAGTTGCTCATGTTGCTTTTTGCATTATGTTCGATAAAAGTTCGACCGTGTTtggtttaatttataaataaatcgAGCTTGAGCATGTTTTGAGGCTCAATTCGAAAACGAGTCGAGTTTCAATATACAGAAACTCGATTCGAAAGCTCGTGAACAGGCTTGGTTATATAGGTTGgtgaaaaaactcataaacaaGTTAGGTTATAATGTTCATAAATAGACTCGTCAACAAATtcgattcaattttttttaaataatagtatttctataaaGTGGAGAATATAATCGACCCAATTTGATGATGCTAacttaattaattgatttgtttCATGATGAAAATCAGGTCCATGCCAAAGACGATAGTCAATTACAAAATTCAGTCCTTTGGAAATGATTGGAAATTGCCATCAAGTGCACTAATTGGCTCCTTTATGATATTTGACATAGTTTCTCAATGAGATACTATTGCAGTAATTAGGCCTAAACCATAATAACTTTTGCAACATTTATAGATAGGTAACATAAGATTTGTTTTTTTCCGACAGAATTCCACCGTCAATGTCAGAAAATGCTGTGTAATAG includes these proteins:
- the LOC136209158 gene encoding uncharacterized protein isoform X3, whose translation is MKMKLLLCVAAQLFMFKFVFKVSIFCVFCRKRADYLASKKEIMDASGVELVLIGPGSVDQNSTVNVRKCCVIVFHQQFRYRSDRICFRQNRRSEKWRECSRHNIRNVHSFSKSVNNIVGICFDGKSPKSHSPK
- the LOC136209158 gene encoding uncharacterized protein isoform X14, which encodes MKMKLLLCVAAQLFMFKFVFKVSIFCVFCRKRADYLASKKEIMDASGVELVLIGPGSVDQVHAKDDSQLQNSVLWK
- the LOC136209158 gene encoding uncharacterized protein isoform X1, which encodes MVIFTWSVTLELLFNGIPISDIVKLLLHLPGILVVSSAGNALIILLLRRLNDMIRVLVYMEIMDASGVELVLIGPGSVDQNSTVNVRKCCVIVFHQQFRYRSDRICFRQNRRSEKWRECSRHNIRNVHSFSKSVNNIVGICFDGKSPKSHSPK
- the LOC136209158 gene encoding uncharacterized protein isoform X2; the protein is MVIFTWSVTLELLFNGIPISDIVKLLLHLPGILVVSSAGNALIILLLRRLNDMIREIMDASGVELVLIGPGSVDQNSTVNVRKCCVIVFHQQFRYRSDRICFRQNRRSEKWRECSRHNIRNVHSFSKSVNNIVGICFDGKSPKSHSPK
- the LOC136209158 gene encoding uncharacterized protein isoform X12, with translation MVIFTWSVTLELLFNGIPISDIVKLLLHLPGILVVSSAGNALIILLLRRLNDMIRVLVYMEIMDASGVELVLIGPGSVDQVK
- the LOC136209158 gene encoding uncharacterized protein isoform X4, which codes for MVIFTWSVTLELLFNGIPISDIVKLLLHLPGILVVSSAGNALIILLLRRLNDMIRVLVYMEIMDASGVELVLIGPGSVDQLPITFSSSMTAFSELPIMFSISEVTCFTASSSSAQGRNKEP
- the LOC136209158 gene encoding thioredoxin-like protein AAED1, chloroplastic isoform X11, with the translated sequence MVIFTWSVTLELLFNGIPISDIVKLLLHLPGILVVSSAGNALIILLLRRLNDMIREIMDASGVELVLIGPGSVDQVHAKDDSQLQNSVLWK
- the LOC136209158 gene encoding uncharacterized protein isoform X10 — translated: MVIFTWSVTLELLFNGIPISDIVKLLLHLPGILVVSSAGNALIILLLRRLNDMIRVLVYMEIMDASGVELVLIGPGSVDQVHAKDDSQLQNSVLWK
- the LOC136209158 gene encoding thioredoxin-like protein AAED1, chloroplastic isoform X13, with product MVIFTWSVTLELLFNGIPISDIVKLLLHLPGILVVSSAGNALIILLLRRLNDMIREIMDASGVELVLIGPGSVDQVK
- the LOC136209158 gene encoding uncharacterized protein isoform X6, producing MVIFTWSVTLELLFNGIPISDIVKLLLHLPGILVVSSAGNALIILLLRRLNDMIREIMDASGVELVLIGPGSVDQLPITFSSSMTAFSELPIMFSISEVTCFTASSSSAQGRNKEP
- the LOC136209158 gene encoding uncharacterized protein isoform X8 translates to MVIFTWSVTLELLFNGIPISDIVKLLLHLPGILVVSSAGNALIILLLRRLNDMIRVLVYMEIMDASGVELVLIGPGSVDQVLGLMSACVNAIGLKILQRTFLVCS
- the LOC136209158 gene encoding thioredoxin-like protein AAED1, chloroplastic isoform X9, with amino-acid sequence MVIFTWSVTLELLFNGIPISDIVKLLLHLPGILVVSSAGNALIILLLRRLNDMIREIMDASGVELVLIGPGSVDQVLGLMSACVNAIGLKILQRTFLVCS